The following are encoded together in the Burkholderiales bacterium genome:
- the chrA gene encoding chromate efflux transporter: MRASQTQRVSALAVFNTALKLGLTSFGGPIAHLGYFREEYVKRLEWIDDRVYADLVALCQFTPGPASSKVGIGIGLAKAGLPGAFAAWLGFTLPSALALLLFAYGVETLAGDLNTGWLHGLKVVAVAVVAQAVWGMARNLTPDAPRFTLAIAAAIVAMVWPTSAGQVGAIVLGGAIGWAFLRAKQDEPHVPMGIPLSRRAGSVSLALFFALLVALPLLTAAYPDQALAYFDSFYRAGSLVFGGGHVVLPLLQSEVVPPGWITNDAFLAGYGAAQAVPGPLFTFAAYLGAAMGPEPNGWQGAALCLAAIFLPAFLLVIGVLPFWDDLRRYRAVRSALTGVNAAVVGLLLAALYHPVWTSGILTPADFGLGLVAFALLVFWKMPPWLVVLLTAMAGWGLAFVR; encoded by the coding sequence TTGCGCGCGAGCCAGACGCAGCGCGTTTCCGCGCTCGCGGTATTCAACACCGCCCTCAAGCTGGGTCTCACGTCGTTCGGCGGGCCGATCGCGCACCTCGGGTATTTCCGGGAAGAGTACGTAAAGCGCCTCGAGTGGATCGACGATCGCGTTTATGCCGATCTCGTCGCGCTATGCCAGTTCACGCCCGGGCCGGCGAGCAGCAAGGTCGGGATCGGCATCGGGCTGGCTAAAGCGGGGCTGCCCGGCGCGTTTGCCGCGTGGCTCGGTTTCACCCTGCCGTCCGCGCTCGCGCTGCTCCTCTTCGCCTACGGTGTAGAGACCTTGGCGGGCGATCTCAACACCGGCTGGCTCCACGGCCTGAAGGTGGTGGCCGTCGCGGTCGTCGCGCAGGCGGTGTGGGGCATGGCCCGGAATCTCACGCCCGATGCACCGCGCTTCACCCTCGCGATCGCGGCCGCGATCGTCGCGATGGTGTGGCCGACTTCCGCGGGACAGGTCGGGGCGATCGTCCTGGGTGGGGCGATCGGTTGGGCATTCCTGCGCGCGAAGCAGGACGAGCCGCACGTGCCGATGGGCATTCCGCTGAGCAGGCGAGCGGGAAGCGTGAGCCTCGCGCTGTTTTTCGCGTTGCTCGTCGCGCTGCCGCTCCTCACGGCGGCCTATCCCGATCAGGCGCTCGCCTACTTCGACAGCTTCTACCGTGCAGGCTCGCTCGTCTTCGGCGGCGGCCACGTCGTACTGCCCCTGTTGCAGTCCGAGGTCGTGCCGCCCGGCTGGATCACGAACGACGCATTCCTGGCCGGCTACGGCGCGGCGCAAGCCGTGCCGGGACCGTTGTTCACGTTCGCGGCGTACCTCGGTGCCGCGATGGGGCCCGAGCCGAACGGCTGGCAGGGCGCGGCGCTGTGTCTCGCTGCGATTTTCCTGCCGGCGTTCCTGCTCGTGATCGGCGTATTGCCGTTCTGGGACGACCTGCGGCGTTATCGTGCGGTGCGCTCCGCCCTGACAGGGGTCAATGCGGCTGTCGTGGGCCTGCTGCTCGCGGCGTTGTACCACCCGGTGTGGACGAGCGGCATCCTCACTCCGGCCGATTTCGGCCTCGGGCTGGTCGCCTTTGCGCTCCTGGTGTTCTGGAAGATGCCGCCATGGCTCGTCGTGCTCCTGACCGCGATGGCTGGCTGGGGGCTCGCCTTCGTCAGATGA
- a CDS encoding alanine racemase, with the protein MSASWLRPNVVEIDLEAIRRCTRAIREAIPPSVKFFGTLKANGYGFGLVPVAKAVLGAGADAISLISLADAIALREAGITSPILLYAGVPYDADSVRAIERHRIIPTLHDEASLGALLANVTDQLDCAIKIDAGNERIGVPSDAAAEYIARVARAGKLRVAIVNTHPSITAAADADECLQWQYERFDRACREAEALGVSIPLRVMASSKVLRMTKAMNLDGVDPGQALFTPLEGSADEAQPLAKLRTTLLEAKPVHRTEFPAQAPFGGRSPKRLGVIPIGYSDGLHRLNAGAVLVGGARAAILGPPSIEYTRIDLTDAPDAKAGDEVVIIGAQGSDRITPEDVIAHTRAGRLTDLACEIRPGIQRMYLNP; encoded by the coding sequence ATGAGCGCGTCCTGGCTGCGTCCCAACGTCGTCGAGATCGATCTCGAAGCGATCCGCCGCTGCACGCGTGCGATCCGGGAAGCGATTCCACCGTCGGTGAAGTTCTTCGGCACGCTGAAAGCGAACGGCTACGGCTTCGGCCTCGTCCCGGTCGCGAAAGCGGTGCTCGGCGCGGGCGCCGACGCGATCTCGCTCATCAGCCTCGCCGATGCGATCGCGCTGCGCGAGGCCGGAATTACGTCGCCGATCCTGCTCTACGCCGGCGTGCCGTACGACGCCGACTCGGTCCGTGCGATCGAGCGCCATCGCATCATCCCGACGCTGCACGACGAAGCGTCGCTGGGCGCGCTCCTCGCGAACGTGACCGACCAGCTCGACTGCGCGATCAAGATCGACGCGGGCAACGAGCGCATCGGCGTTCCGTCCGATGCCGCGGCCGAATACATCGCGCGGGTGGCGCGCGCGGGCAAGCTGCGCGTCGCGATCGTCAACACCCATCCGTCGATCACCGCCGCGGCCGATGCCGACGAGTGTCTGCAGTGGCAGTACGAGCGCTTCGACCGCGCGTGCCGCGAGGCGGAGGCGCTCGGGGTGAGCATTCCGCTGCGCGTGATGGCGAGCTCCAAGGTGCTGCGCATGACGAAGGCGATGAACCTCGACGGCGTCGATCCCGGCCAGGCGCTGTTCACCCCGCTCGAAGGCAGCGCCGACGAGGCGCAGCCGCTCGCGAAGCTGAGGACGACGCTGCTCGAAGCGAAGCCGGTGCATCGCACCGAGTTTCCGGCGCAGGCGCCGTTCGGCGGGCGCTCGCCGAAACGGCTCGGCGTCATCCCGATCGGCTACAGCGACGGCCTGCATCGGCTCAACGCCGGCGCGGTGCTCGTCGGCGGCGCGCGCGCGGCGATACTCGGCCCGCCTTCGATCGAGTACACCCGCATCGATCTGACCGACGCGCCCGACGCGAAAGCGGGTGACGAAGTCGTCATCATCGGCGCGCAGGGTTCTGATCGCATAACGCCCGAGGACGTGATCGCGCACACCAGAGCGGGGCGGCTGACCGACCTCGCGTGCGAGATCCGGCCGGGCATCCAGAGGATGTACCTGAACCCATGA
- a CDS encoding hydantoinase/oxoprolinase family protein: protein MATEEHYRAGVDIGGTFTDIVLVSNSGTVYSKKLLSTPHDYSAAIESGLRELLSELSVRGAQIGEFVHATTVATNAIIERKGVRVALVTTRGFGDVLELGRFRAPRPYDMGFRKPEPLVPRRLRFEVPERVSSKGEVVEALDSAALESVAQALERENINALAICFINSYANDAHEAQAAAFFRRRLPAVSVTTSTSLMPQIGEYERTSSTVINAYIRPVVQSYVNALNARLEALEVAAPLMIMQSSGGIAPAPTVAERSLTIIESGPAAGVLGGQRLGEQIGIADLIVFDMGGTTAKATIIENHAFGMSPECEVGGGALMGNRMIKGAGYPVQAPTIDIAEVGAGGGSIAMVDEASGIKVGPRSAGADPGPVCYDHGGTQPTVTDANLALGYLNPAALVGGELALNADKARQAIRTLGARVGLDATETAYGIHAIANATMLRALRSVSSERGQDPAKFALLAIGGNGPVHAATLADSAGMNRIVVPPVAGLFSALGMLFADVEHHLAKGFYRRLTTGSADDINAAALSLVEGARKLLAEEGYAAAHQQRITVSLDMQYRAQSSTLTIPLSQYPATADTVATLFRSFEEEHRRTFGYVTGEIVQSVAIKATAQGLSATPRTPTRITHGNTRARRGEPARRAYFGEQHGWCDTPVIERADLDAQPRSGPLIVEEYDTTIIVRPGWTARLDRWNNVHLERA from the coding sequence TTGGCAACAGAAGAGCACTACAGGGCGGGCGTGGACATCGGCGGAACGTTCACGGACATCGTCCTCGTATCAAACAGCGGTACCGTCTACAGCAAGAAGCTTCTTTCGACGCCGCACGATTACAGCGCGGCGATCGAGTCGGGCCTGCGCGAGCTTCTCAGCGAGCTGTCGGTTCGCGGCGCGCAGATCGGCGAGTTCGTGCACGCGACCACCGTCGCCACCAACGCGATCATCGAGCGCAAAGGCGTGCGCGTCGCGCTCGTAACGACCCGCGGTTTCGGCGACGTCCTCGAGCTCGGCCGGTTTCGCGCGCCGCGCCCGTATGACATGGGGTTTCGCAAGCCCGAGCCGCTGGTGCCGCGCCGGCTGCGCTTCGAAGTGCCCGAGCGCGTGAGCTCGAAAGGCGAAGTCGTCGAAGCGCTCGACAGCGCCGCGCTGGAAAGCGTCGCACAGGCGCTCGAGCGCGAGAACATCAACGCGCTCGCGATCTGCTTCATCAACTCCTATGCGAACGATGCGCACGAGGCGCAGGCCGCGGCGTTCTTCCGGCGCAGGCTCCCGGCGGTGTCGGTCACCACGTCGACCTCGCTCATGCCGCAGATCGGCGAGTACGAACGCACCAGCAGCACCGTGATCAACGCGTACATCCGTCCGGTCGTGCAGTCCTACGTCAACGCGCTGAACGCGAGGCTCGAAGCGCTCGAAGTCGCCGCGCCCCTCATGATCATGCAGTCGAGCGGCGGCATCGCGCCCGCGCCGACGGTCGCCGAGCGCTCGCTCACGATCATCGAGTCAGGGCCCGCCGCCGGCGTGCTCGGCGGGCAGCGGCTCGGCGAGCAGATCGGCATCGCCGACCTGATCGTCTTCGACATGGGCGGGACCACTGCCAAGGCGACGATCATCGAGAACCACGCGTTCGGCATGAGCCCCGAGTGCGAGGTCGGCGGCGGCGCGCTCATGGGCAATCGCATGATCAAAGGCGCGGGCTACCCGGTGCAGGCGCCGACGATCGACATCGCCGAAGTCGGCGCCGGCGGCGGCAGCATCGCGATGGTCGACGAAGCGAGCGGCATCAAGGTCGGGCCGCGCAGCGCGGGCGCCGATCCGGGGCCTGTGTGCTACGACCACGGCGGGACCCAGCCGACCGTGACCGATGCGAACCTGGCGCTCGGCTATCTCAATCCCGCCGCGCTCGTCGGCGGTGAGCTCGCGCTCAATGCCGACAAGGCGCGGCAGGCGATTCGTACGCTCGGCGCGCGCGTCGGGCTCGACGCCACCGAGACCGCGTACGGCATCCACGCGATCGCCAATGCGACGATGCTGCGCGCGCTGCGCAGCGTCTCCTCGGAGCGCGGGCAGGACCCGGCGAAGTTCGCGCTGCTCGCGATCGGCGGCAACGGCCCGGTGCATGCCGCGACCCTCGCCGATTCCGCCGGCATGAACCGTATCGTGGTGCCGCCGGTGGCGGGCCTGTTCAGCGCGCTCGGGATGCTGTTCGCCGACGTCGAGCATCACCTCGCGAAAGGTTTCTACCGGCGGCTCACGACGGGCTCGGCGGACGACATCAACGCCGCCGCGCTGAGTCTGGTCGAAGGCGCACGCAAGCTCCTCGCCGAGGAAGGGTATGCGGCCGCGCACCAGCAGCGCATCACGGTGAGCCTCGATATGCAATACCGCGCGCAGTCGTCCACGCTGACGATCCCGCTGTCGCAGTACCCGGCCACCGCGGACACTGTCGCCACGCTGTTCAGGTCGTTCGAGGAAGAGCACCGCCGCACCTTCGGCTACGTCACCGGCGAGATCGTCCAGTCGGTCGCGATCAAGGCCACCGCTCAGGGACTGTCGGCGACCCCGCGCACCCCTACGCGCATCACGCACGGCAACACGCGCGCGCGCCGCGGCGAGCCGGCGCGCCGCGCTTATTTCGGCGAGCAGCACGGCTGGTGCGACACCCCGGTGATCGAGCGCGCCGATCTCGATGCGCAGCCGCGCAGCGGGCCGCTCATCGTCGAGGAATACGACACCACCATCATCGTGCGGCCGGGCTGGACGGCGCGGCTCGACCGCTGGAACAACGTACACCTGGAGCGCGCGTGA
- a CDS encoding tripartite tricarboxylate transporter substrate binding protein produces MNGVIRNAAWLFALACSSVTAQEKQDRAADYPAKAVQLVICYAPGGGLDVIGRIVAERLTRNLGRQVVVENRPGAGGNIGTAYVSKAAADGHTLLETTNSHNINPLIYRNPGYDPRKDFVAVVQLTEAPSVIVTSPKLPYRTLKDLLSAARAAPGKLSYGSAGNGSPTNIAMEMFKAAANVDITHVPYKSAAQSHMDVVGGSIPLAMAAVPSAAPSVASGILRALAVTSEKRWPTLSDVPTVAESGYPGFSHMTWIGVFVPAGTPPAIVAKLNQEIVAVLANPEVRERISKAGAEPVGKSAAEFEAMLRAEYDATVKLVSRIGLKVD; encoded by the coding sequence ATGAACGGCGTCATCCGCAACGCGGCGTGGCTGTTCGCGCTCGCGTGCAGCAGCGTGACCGCGCAGGAGAAGCAGGACAGGGCCGCCGACTATCCGGCCAAGGCCGTGCAGCTCGTCATCTGCTACGCGCCGGGCGGCGGCCTCGACGTGATCGGCCGCATCGTGGCGGAGCGTCTGACGCGCAATCTCGGACGCCAGGTCGTCGTCGAGAATCGGCCCGGCGCGGGCGGCAACATCGGAACGGCGTACGTATCCAAAGCCGCCGCGGACGGTCATACGCTGCTCGAGACGACGAACAGCCACAACATCAATCCGCTCATCTACAGGAATCCGGGATACGACCCGCGGAAAGACTTCGTCGCGGTCGTTCAGCTCACCGAAGCGCCGTCGGTGATCGTCACCAGCCCCAAGCTCCCGTATCGCACGCTGAAAGACCTTCTGAGCGCCGCCCGCGCCGCGCCCGGCAAGCTGTCCTACGGCAGCGCGGGCAACGGCTCGCCGACCAACATCGCGATGGAGATGTTCAAGGCGGCTGCGAACGTCGACATCACGCACGTGCCGTACAAGAGCGCGGCGCAGTCGCACATGGACGTGGTCGGCGGCTCGATTCCGCTCGCGATGGCCGCGGTGCCGTCCGCGGCGCCGTCGGTCGCCTCCGGCATCCTGCGCGCGCTGGCGGTCACGTCGGAGAAGCGCTGGCCGACGTTGAGCGACGTGCCGACGGTGGCCGAGAGCGGCTATCCGGGCTTTTCCCACATGACGTGGATCGGCGTGTTCGTGCCCGCCGGCACGCCGCCGGCGATCGTCGCGAAGCTCAACCAGGAGATCGTTGCGGTGCTCGCGAACCCCGAAGTGCGCGAGCGCATCTCGAAAGCGGGCGCCGAGCCGGTGGGAAAAAGCGCGGCGGAGTTCGAGGCCATGCTTCGGGCAGAATACGACGCTACGGTTAAGCTCGTGTCGCGCATCGGATTGAAAGTCGATTGA
- a CDS encoding enoyl-CoA hydratase-related protein gives MNDTPLYTLSVADGVALLTLNRPEAHNALNRALREQLLDLFPKLDTDDAVKVIVVTGAGDKAFCTGADLKERAARSTEEMIRERHHLIPKWTNALAGVSKPVIAAIKGYCMAGGFELVLQCDVSIASDTAVFALPEVTHGFFPGGGACQRLPRLVGYQMARELILTARRVDANEAKALGLVNRVVPLAQVLDEAMAMARRMASYPMTGLVQAKRAINHAMETGLTAGLRYDSEAWIGCMHSDEWRAKLEEFRNKERKA, from the coding sequence GTGAACGATACACCGCTGTACACACTGAGCGTCGCCGACGGCGTCGCGCTGCTGACGCTCAACCGGCCCGAGGCGCACAACGCGCTGAACCGGGCGTTGCGCGAGCAGTTGCTGGACCTTTTCCCGAAGCTCGACACCGATGACGCGGTGAAGGTGATCGTCGTCACCGGCGCGGGCGACAAGGCGTTCTGCACCGGCGCCGACCTGAAAGAGCGCGCGGCGCGCTCGACCGAGGAGATGATCCGCGAGCGCCATCACCTCATACCGAAGTGGACGAACGCGCTGGCGGGCGTGAGCAAGCCGGTGATCGCCGCGATCAAGGGCTATTGCATGGCCGGCGGTTTCGAGCTCGTGCTCCAGTGCGACGTCTCGATCGCTTCGGACACCGCGGTCTTCGCGCTGCCCGAAGTGACGCACGGCTTCTTCCCGGGCGGCGGCGCGTGCCAGCGCCTGCCGCGGCTCGTCGGCTATCAGATGGCGCGCGAGCTCATCCTCACGGCGCGCCGCGTCGATGCGAACGAGGCGAAAGCGCTCGGCCTCGTCAATCGCGTCGTGCCGCTCGCGCAAGTGCTCGACGAGGCGATGGCGATGGCGCGCAGGATGGCGTCCTACCCGATGACCGGGCTGGTGCAGGCCAAGCGCGCGATCAATCACGCGATGGAAACCGGGCTCACCGCGGGGCTGCGCTACGACAGCGAAGCGTGGATCGGCTGCATGCATTCCGACGAATGGCGGGCCAAGCTCGAAGAGTTCAGGAACAAGGAGCGGAAAGCATGA
- a CDS encoding hydantoinase B/oxoprolinase family protein: MNINPVKRELLHNALVTITDNVLVMIVRTARSSNVKNSMDFSAAILDADGQLAAQGLAVPVHLGAMMPAFRGCVEPFRNRIEEGDVLALNDPFSGGSHLNDIFMFKPVYAAGRRIAWIGIILHHTDLGGRVPGGNATDSNEIFEEGLRIPPCKIVEAGRLNETLLRIIEFNTRVPDRVLGDVHAQIAAIQQAEKELLKLVSGWDVDEFCAYLADLMDYAERLARAQIAALPDGVGEFTEWNDDDGAGGGPVRIHAKLTKKGEALTVDFSGTDFRLGGAVHSNYAFTASCSYAAIRTVLDLDIPSNAGVYRTIEVIAPEGTFVNAPFPAALGSRGQSGQRIRSVVLGALAQLMPDRLTGCPGGSEFAISASGYNDEQRRFVHLEFHNNTGQGGGPDRDGQDGGPYCIGNLANVPVELLEAEYPLRIDEYSFIPNSGGPGKYRGALGVVRQYRMLVDDVLVQVRSDRFHHPPWGIFGGRAGSAARAFMNPGTDREEALPSKFMRRLERGEVFRAEMAAAGGYGDPLERDVDAVLEDLKQGKISIGHAHDEYGVVVRAGGEVDAAATAAARRKSA, translated from the coding sequence GTGAACATCAACCCGGTCAAACGCGAGCTGCTGCACAACGCGCTCGTCACCATCACCGACAACGTGCTGGTGATGATCGTGCGCACCGCGCGCTCGTCGAACGTCAAGAACAGCATGGATTTCTCGGCTGCGATCCTCGACGCCGACGGCCAGCTCGCGGCGCAGGGGCTCGCGGTGCCGGTGCACCTGGGCGCGATGATGCCGGCGTTCCGCGGCTGCGTTGAGCCTTTCAGGAACCGGATCGAGGAAGGCGACGTGCTCGCGCTCAACGATCCGTTCTCGGGCGGCAGCCACTTGAACGACATCTTCATGTTCAAGCCGGTGTACGCAGCCGGACGGCGCATCGCGTGGATCGGCATCATCCTGCACCACACCGACCTCGGAGGCCGCGTGCCGGGCGGCAACGCCACCGACAGCAACGAGATCTTCGAGGAAGGTCTGCGCATCCCGCCGTGCAAGATCGTCGAAGCGGGGCGCCTGAACGAGACCCTGCTGCGCATCATCGAGTTCAACACGCGCGTCCCCGACCGGGTGCTCGGCGACGTGCACGCGCAGATCGCGGCGATCCAGCAGGCCGAGAAAGAGCTCCTGAAGCTCGTCTCGGGCTGGGACGTCGACGAGTTCTGCGCGTATCTCGCCGACCTCATGGATTACGCGGAGCGTCTCGCGCGTGCGCAGATCGCCGCGCTGCCCGACGGGGTCGGCGAGTTCACCGAATGGAACGACGACGACGGCGCCGGCGGCGGCCCGGTGCGCATCCACGCGAAGCTCACCAAGAAAGGCGAAGCGCTCACGGTCGATTTCAGCGGCACCGATTTCCGACTCGGCGGCGCGGTGCACAGCAATTACGCGTTCACCGCGTCGTGCTCGTACGCGGCGATCCGCACCGTGCTCGATCTCGACATCCCGAGCAACGCCGGCGTGTACAGAACGATCGAGGTGATCGCGCCCGAAGGCACGTTCGTCAATGCACCGTTCCCCGCGGCGCTCGGCTCGCGCGGCCAGAGCGGGCAGCGCATCCGCTCGGTCGTGCTCGGCGCGCTTGCGCAGCTCATGCCCGATCGGCTGACGGGCTGTCCCGGCGGCTCGGAGTTCGCAATCTCCGCGTCGGGGTACAACGACGAGCAGCGGCGCTTCGTCCATCTCGAGTTTCACAACAACACGGGCCAGGGCGGCGGTCCGGATCGCGACGGGCAGGACGGCGGGCCGTATTGCATCGGCAATCTCGCGAACGTGCCCGTCGAGCTGCTCGAAGCGGAGTACCCGCTGCGCATCGACGAGTATTCGTTCATTCCGAATTCGGGCGGTCCCGGCAAGTATCGCGGCGCGCTGGGCGTGGTGCGCCAGTACCGCATGCTCGTCGACGACGTGCTGGTGCAGGTGCGCTCCGACCGCTTCCATCATCCGCCGTGGGGAATCTTCGGCGGGCGTGCCGGCTCGGCCGCGCGGGCGTTCATGAACCCCGGCACCGATCGCGAGGAAGCGCTGCCGTCGAAGTTCATGCGCAGGCTCGAGCGTGGAGAAGTCTTCCGCGCCGAGATGGCCGCGGCCGGCGGTTACGGCGACCCGCTCGAGCGCGACGTCGACGCGGTGCTCGAGGACCTGAAGCAGGGCAAGATCTCGATCGGGCACGCGCACGACGAATACGGCGTCGTCGTGCGCGCGGGGGGAGAGGTCGACGCGGCCGCGACCGCGGCGGCGAGGAGGAAATCGGCATGA
- a CDS encoding tripartite tricarboxylate transporter substrate binding protein, with protein sequence MRLFQSIGVIAALAAALAGAQAAEQGRPLRLIVPYPPGPGVDLIARTVSTPLAQTLGRTIVVDNRPGAGSVIGVDLAAKSPPDGNTLLFVNLAYAINAAMIAKLPYDPLRDLAPVTVVATQPHILVVHPSVPVKAVRDLIALAKSKPGEVTYASSGNGTGPHLVAEMFSNAVGVRMNHVPYKGANPALTDVVGGHAQTMFATLVSALPHVQAARLRPVAVTSAKRAAHVPNVPTMIEAGVPSFEAVGWYMVLVPARTPAPITARMQAAVADALNQPSVRERLTGDGAEVVADKPEQAKRFLEAEVKRWGAVVKAAGLRSD encoded by the coding sequence ATGAGGTTGTTCCAGTCGATAGGCGTGATTGCCGCGCTGGCGGCGGCGCTCGCCGGCGCTCAGGCCGCGGAGCAGGGCCGCCCCTTGCGCCTCATCGTTCCCTATCCGCCGGGACCGGGCGTCGACCTCATCGCGCGCACCGTGTCGACGCCGCTCGCACAGACGCTCGGCCGGACCATCGTCGTGGACAACCGGCCAGGCGCGGGCTCGGTGATCGGCGTCGATCTCGCCGCGAAATCGCCGCCCGACGGCAACACGCTGCTCTTCGTGAATCTCGCCTACGCGATCAACGCGGCGATGATCGCGAAGCTGCCGTACGACCCGTTGCGCGACCTCGCGCCGGTGACCGTCGTCGCGACGCAGCCGCACATCCTCGTCGTGCATCCCTCGGTTCCCGTGAAGGCCGTGCGCGACCTGATCGCGCTCGCCAAGTCCAAGCCGGGCGAGGTGACCTACGCCTCGTCGGGCAACGGCACCGGGCCGCACCTGGTCGCCGAGATGTTCTCGAATGCGGTGGGCGTGCGCATGAACCACGTTCCCTACAAAGGCGCGAACCCGGCGCTGACCGACGTCGTGGGCGGTCATGCGCAGACGATGTTCGCGACGCTCGTGTCCGCGCTGCCGCACGTGCAGGCCGCGCGGCTGCGTCCCGTTGCCGTCACGTCCGCGAAACGCGCCGCTCACGTGCCCAACGTGCCGACCATGATCGAGGCGGGCGTGCCGAGCTTCGAAGCCGTCGGCTGGTACATGGTGCTCGTGCCCGCGCGCACGCCTGCGCCGATCACAGCGCGCATGCAGGCCGCGGTCGCGGATGCGTTGAACCAGCCGTCGGTGCGCGAACGCCTGACCGGCGACGGCGCCGAAGTGGTCGCGGACAAACCCGAGCAGGCGAAGCGCTTTCTTGAGGCCGAAGTCAAACGCTGGGGCGCGGTCGTGAAAGCGGCCGGCCTCAGGAGCGACTAG
- a CDS encoding pyridoxamine 5'-phosphate oxidase family protein: MATYHPSITDEQAELIRNALLFFVASADPSLATGPHDVGPVNVSPKGGVPLHILGPNRVAYLDYRGSGNETARHCAAGGPITVMIPAFDEEDAAIVRLFGRATVTPLDESPLKDVMLAHPAAELKGKARQVIEVEIDNTMTSCGYGVPVMKLVRQRRAVDRGRRYKEKTPALI, encoded by the coding sequence ATGGCGACCTACCACCCTTCGATCACCGACGAGCAGGCCGAGCTGATCCGCAACGCGTTGCTGTTCTTCGTGGCGAGTGCCGATCCCTCGCTCGCCACGGGTCCGCACGACGTCGGACCGGTCAACGTCTCGCCCAAAGGCGGCGTGCCCCTGCACATCCTCGGTCCGAACCGCGTCGCGTATCTCGATTACCGCGGCTCGGGCAACGAGACCGCGCGGCACTGCGCGGCCGGCGGACCGATCACGGTGATGATCCCCGCGTTCGACGAGGAGGACGCGGCCATCGTGCGCTTGTTCGGACGGGCGACCGTGACGCCGCTCGACGAGTCGCCGCTGAAGGACGTGATGCTCGCGCACCCGGCCGCCGAGCTCAAAGGCAAGGCGCGGCAGGTGATCGAGGTCGAGATCGACAACACCATGACGAGCTGCGGCTACGGCGTGCCGGTGATGAAGCTCGTGCGGCAGCGGCGCGCGGTCGACCGCGGCCGCCGCTACAAGGAGAAGACGCCGGCGCTCATCTGA
- a CDS encoding CoA transferase has translation MKRAILANVRVVDMTEGVAGPYAATLLGDMGAQVVKVERREGDWQRSAGKGEPGRFGNPQFIALNRNKRDIGVDLNTGDGRRIVERLVSQADVVISNYRAGVMAKLGFGYERCKALKPDLVYCTISGFGQDGAYAQLPASDTILQAMSGVMSVVGEPDGPPLRVGFPLIDMTAASSAVQSVLLALYGRLTGQGGAEIDVSLVAAAASLMCGGYTENMATGRLPPRQGNQNSLLAPAGAFKVAGGRYITIAVLRDSHWKKFCGALSLEALADDERYATNAARVKNRDALNAIIVPLLESNTSDYWLEKLRAADILCGPINTVADVLADPALAACLPILDVGLPNVARAMGGPIRYDGEFFAARCASPAKGQHTREVLAEIGYGTQEIEALLASGGAFVEAELAGPPDRS, from the coding sequence ATGAAGAGAGCGATCCTGGCGAACGTGCGCGTCGTCGACATGACCGAAGGCGTGGCGGGACCGTACGCCGCGACGCTGCTGGGCGACATGGGCGCGCAGGTGGTGAAAGTCGAGCGCCGCGAAGGCGACTGGCAGCGCAGCGCGGGCAAGGGCGAGCCGGGGCGTTTCGGCAATCCGCAGTTCATCGCGCTCAACCGCAACAAGCGCGACATCGGCGTCGATCTCAACACCGGCGACGGGCGCCGCATCGTCGAGCGCCTGGTGTCGCAGGCCGACGTGGTGATCTCGAATTACCGCGCCGGCGTGATGGCGAAGCTCGGCTTCGGCTATGAGCGCTGCAAGGCGCTCAAGCCCGACCTCGTCTACTGCACCATCTCCGGCTTCGGGCAGGACGGCGCGTACGCGCAATTGCCGGCGAGCGACACCATATTGCAGGCGATGAGCGGCGTGATGAGCGTCGTGGGCGAGCCCGACGGCCCGCCGCTGCGGGTGGGCTTCCCGCTGATCGACATGACGGCTGCGAGCTCGGCGGTGCAGTCGGTGCTGCTCGCGCTCTACGGCCGGCTGACGGGGCAGGGCGGCGCCGAGATCGACGTGAGCCTCGTGGCCGCGGCGGCGTCGCTGATGTGCGGCGGCTACACCGAGAACATGGCGACCGGGCGGCTGCCGCCGCGCCAGGGCAATCAGAACAGCCTGCTCGCGCCCGCCGGCGCTTTCAAGGTCGCGGGCGGACGCTACATCACGATCGCGGTGCTGCGCGACTCGCACTGGAAGAAGTTCTGCGGCGCGCTGTCGCTCGAAGCGCTCGCCGACGACGAGCGTTACGCGACGAACGCGGCGCGCGTGAAGAACCGCGACGCACTGAACGCGATCATCGTGCCGCTGCTCGAGTCGAACACGTCGGACTACTGGCTCGAAAAACTGCGCGCGGCCGACATCCTGTGCGGACCGATCAACACCGTGGCGGACGTGCTCGCCGACCCCGCGCTCGCCGCGTGCCTGCCCATCCTCGACGTCGGCCTGCCGAACGTCGCGCGCGCGATGGGCGGGCCGATCCGTTACGACGGAGAGTTCTTCGCCGCCCGCTGCGCGTCGCCGGCGAAAGGGCAGCACACGCGCGAAGTGCTGGCGGAGATCGGCTACGGCACACAGGAGATCGAAGCGCTGCTCGCTTCCGGCGGCGCGTTCGTCGAAGCGGAGCTCGCCGGTCCGCCGGACAGATCGTAA